Proteins from a single region of Desertibacillus haloalkaliphilus:
- a CDS encoding TRAP transporter large permease subunit, translating to MRSYLILLMCFVFLVQYFLNLLWLHYIVVLLALLAFIASAKNASGFPRVIGLIMMTTGVMLEFNKGSAIEGVSQGIVLILPLLCLITLAPLLSLPLKLGGYFDAVEALLRNLLHRPRRLFAGITSSLFILSPILSLGSVRIISDFLSELKLPSYMSAKSYLIGFSTAIMWSPYFASVSLVLYYLNMPVGNYIVYGIGLSFLSLLIGNFLFAMWERKNPLNQQSHRKTPMEIGYRNQLIRLALFILLLLSISLTIEYVTQWSMIVIVCLLSVTVPVLWGALTNNWKKLIQEVKAYCDKSIPMMSNEIMLFTSAGLFAHAVQGTSFAFLVSNFLTSTANISFLLFALAVMFIVLILTYIGLHQIAVIAALAMQLDAQELGISTLSLAMLLLLAWSISTALSPFSGLNLMVSRIVGVSGVQVGLRANGLHLSILAIIGIGLIMIIR from the coding sequence TCTATTATGGTTACATTATATAGTTGTCCTTCTAGCTTTATTAGCATTTATAGCAAGTGCAAAGAATGCTAGTGGATTCCCACGCGTCATTGGTTTAATCATGATGACAACTGGGGTCATGTTAGAGTTTAACAAAGGCTCTGCTATTGAGGGAGTTAGTCAAGGAATTGTATTAATTCTTCCGTTGCTTTGCCTGATCACCTTAGCCCCACTCCTCTCATTACCGTTAAAGCTTGGCGGATACTTTGATGCTGTCGAGGCACTATTACGGAATTTATTGCACCGACCAAGAAGGCTGTTCGCAGGTATTACATCATCTTTATTTATTTTAAGCCCAATACTTAGCTTAGGGTCCGTTCGGATTATTAGTGATTTTCTCTCTGAACTTAAACTTCCATCTTATATGTCTGCTAAAAGTTATTTAATTGGATTTTCAACTGCCATCATGTGGTCACCGTATTTTGCTTCTGTTTCTCTCGTTCTTTATTACTTAAATATGCCTGTAGGAAATTATATAGTGTACGGAATAGGATTATCATTTTTGTCCTTATTAATTGGGAACTTTTTGTTCGCCATGTGGGAACGGAAAAACCCTCTTAACCAACAATCACATCGAAAAACTCCCATGGAAATTGGATATCGGAACCAACTTATTCGTTTAGCACTCTTTATCTTACTTCTTTTGTCTATTTCACTAACGATTGAATATGTTACACAATGGTCAATGATTGTTATTGTTTGTTTACTCTCTGTTACAGTACCAGTCTTATGGGGAGCACTAACAAATAACTGGAAGAAGCTCATCCAGGAAGTAAAGGCCTATTGTGACAAATCTATTCCGATGATGAGTAACGAGATTATGCTATTTACTAGCGCCGGGTTATTTGCACACGCCGTACAAGGAACAAGCTTTGCTTTTTTAGTAAGTAACTTTTTAACATCTACTGCAAATATATCATTTTTACTCTTTGCCCTAGCGGTTATGTTCATAGTATTAATCCTTACTTATATAGGATTACACCAAATAGCAGTAATTGCTGCATTAGCGATGCAACTTGACGCTCAAGAACTAGGAATAAGCACTTTATCCCTTGCCATGCTATTATTGTTAGCTTGGTCGATATCAACTGCTCTAAGCCCTTTTTCAGGTTTAAATCTTATGGTAAGTAGAATTGTTGGTGTATCAGGTGTTCAAGTTGGGCTCCGGGCAAACGGATTACATTTATCAATTCTTGCTATTATAGGTATAGGTCTTATCATGATTATAAGATAA